In Nakamurella antarctica, the following are encoded in one genomic region:
- a CDS encoding RidA family protein produces the protein MSAPMTASAKLAEMGIVLPKVATAAGSYLPTMRTGNLIFTSGQLPFQDGKLAGLGKVGAEVTAEEANGYAKICALNVLAALDAAVGIDNVVRVVKVVGFVASADGFTGQPGVINGVSDFFVEVFGDNGRHARSAVGVAELPLGAPVEVEAIVEVRAVETH, from the coding sequence ATGAGCGCCCCGATGACGGCATCTGCCAAACTGGCCGAGATGGGCATTGTGCTGCCGAAGGTTGCGACCGCCGCCGGTTCCTACCTGCCGACGATGCGCACTGGCAATCTTATCTTCACCTCCGGCCAGCTGCCGTTCCAGGACGGGAAGTTGGCAGGGCTCGGAAAGGTTGGTGCCGAGGTCACGGCTGAGGAGGCCAATGGTTACGCGAAGATCTGCGCGCTTAATGTGCTCGCAGCCCTTGACGCAGCCGTCGGTATCGACAACGTTGTCCGCGTGGTCAAGGTGGTCGGTTTCGTTGCATCGGCCGACGGATTCACCGGCCAACCCGGAGTGATTAACGGCGTTTCCGATTTCTTCGTTGAGGTTTTCGGTGACAACGGCCGCCATGCACGGTCGGCAGTGGGAGTTGCCGAGCTGCCCTTGGGCGCGCCGGTTGAGGTAGAAGCCATCGTCGAAGTGCGCGCGGTCGAAACCCACTAA
- a CDS encoding putative RNA methyltransferase, giving the protein MSSELPPVVAYLRCPHCGFSLGPAPAAKPEQNWSGVICEQGHHFDVAKQGYLSLLGKKSRTDTGDSVEMVTARANFLKTGLYQPISDAVTAVAHEYRGSHRLSIEIGAGTGYYLGRVLDSRQQDHGIAVDSSVRAARRAAKAHPRMFSVVADAWDALPIRSHSAGVLLSVFAPRSVGEICRLLAPGGVFIAVTPEPSHLTELVSQFGMLTVDAGKAEKLGRDFAAELEVVSAVSTTFEMALDPVMVRDLVMMGPSARHVDPESFERQWRALPQAISVTGAVTVTVLKNRTVSGSART; this is encoded by the coding sequence ATGAGCTCTGAGCTGCCCCCTGTGGTTGCCTATTTGCGCTGCCCGCATTGCGGTTTTTCGCTAGGACCAGCACCGGCAGCGAAGCCAGAGCAGAACTGGTCGGGAGTGATCTGCGAACAGGGACACCACTTCGACGTGGCTAAGCAGGGCTACCTTTCGTTGCTGGGGAAGAAGTCCCGCACCGATACAGGCGACTCTGTGGAAATGGTTACCGCCAGGGCGAACTTTCTCAAAACCGGTCTCTATCAACCGATCTCAGATGCTGTCACCGCTGTGGCGCACGAATACCGCGGCTCGCACCGCCTGTCGATCGAGATTGGCGCGGGCACCGGCTACTACCTGGGCCGCGTCCTCGATAGCAGGCAGCAAGATCACGGCATCGCCGTAGACTCGTCGGTACGAGCTGCCCGTCGCGCGGCGAAGGCTCACCCAAGAATGTTCTCGGTGGTGGCAGACGCTTGGGATGCCCTGCCGATCCGAAGTCACTCGGCCGGCGTGCTTCTGAGTGTGTTCGCGCCGCGGTCGGTAGGCGAAATTTGCAGGCTGCTGGCGCCCGGTGGAGTATTCATTGCAGTGACGCCCGAACCTTCGCACCTGACTGAGCTGGTGAGTCAATTCGGGATGTTGACCGTGGATGCGGGCAAAGCCGAGAAGTTAGGCAGGGATTTCGCCGCGGAACTCGAAGTGGTTTCCGCGGTTTCGACAACTTTTGAGATGGCGCTGGACCCTGTAATGGTGCGTGACCTGGTGATGATGGGACCATCCGCGCGGCACGTCGATCCTGAATCGTTTGAACGCCAGTGGCGCGCGCTGCCCCAGGCTATCTCGGTTACGGGGGCGGTCACCGTGACGGTTCTCAAGAACCGGACAGTGTCGGGATCTGCACGCACCTGA
- a CDS encoding Crp/Fnr family transcriptional regulator yields the protein MEETLAKAGIFQGVDPDAALALGSQLETVDYPRGSAIFSEGELGDRLYVILAGKVKLGRHSPDGRENLLAVMGPSDMFGELSVFDPGPRTSTATAVTDLRLATMDRAALLEWINKRPEIAEQLLRVLARRLRRTNNALADLIFTDVPGRVAKALLQLARQFGQSEGTAMRVTHDLTQEELAQLVGASRETVNKALADFGHRGWLRLEGKSVIILDSERLSRRAR from the coding sequence GTGGAAGAGACCCTCGCAAAGGCGGGCATTTTTCAGGGCGTAGACCCGGATGCAGCCTTGGCTCTTGGTTCGCAGTTGGAGACGGTTGACTACCCCCGCGGTAGCGCGATCTTCAGCGAAGGAGAGCTCGGCGATCGGCTGTATGTAATTCTGGCTGGCAAAGTGAAACTGGGCCGCCACTCCCCCGATGGCCGGGAGAATTTGCTCGCCGTCATGGGCCCGTCGGATATGTTCGGCGAGCTTTCTGTCTTCGATCCGGGCCCGCGCACATCGACCGCCACTGCGGTTACCGACTTGCGGCTGGCCACCATGGATCGCGCTGCACTTCTCGAGTGGATCAACAAACGCCCGGAGATCGCCGAGCAGTTGCTGCGCGTGCTCGCGCGTCGGTTGCGTCGCACCAACAACGCGCTCGCTGATTTGATCTTCACTGATGTACCGGGTCGCGTCGCCAAAGCCCTTCTTCAGCTGGCCAGGCAGTTTGGCCAGTCGGAGGGAACAGCCATGCGTGTTACCCACGATCTCACCCAGGAGGAGCTGGCGCAGCTGGTCGGGGCCTCTCGCGAGACGGTCAACAAAGCGCTGGCCGATTTTGGCCATCGCGGTTGGCTACGCCTCGAAGGCAAGAGCGTCATCATCTTGGATTCCGAGCGCCTTTCGCGTCGCGCACGCTGA
- the nth gene encoding endonuclease III has product MKATRAKVPSTPLARTRRARRLNAELSLGYPDAVCELDFTTPLELSVATILSAQCTDARVNVVTPALFARYPTASDYAGASVEELEEYVRTTGFFRNKAASLKGLGRALVEEFDGEVPRTLAELVTLPGFGRKTANVVLGNAFGIPGITVDTHLGRLVRRWGLTDEEDPVKVERDLNAMLPPAVWTDFSTRVIYHGRRVCDARKPACGACYLAPLCPSYGLGPTDPVVAAELVKGSERDHLLALAGIA; this is encoded by the coding sequence GTGAAAGCGACGCGCGCGAAGGTGCCCAGCACGCCGCTGGCACGAACCAGACGGGCGAGGCGCCTCAACGCAGAATTGTCCCTCGGCTACCCGGATGCTGTCTGCGAATTGGATTTCACGACGCCACTAGAACTCTCCGTGGCGACCATTTTGTCTGCTCAATGCACGGACGCCCGAGTGAACGTGGTGACGCCAGCACTTTTTGCCCGGTATCCCACCGCCAGCGACTACGCGGGGGCCAGCGTGGAAGAGCTTGAGGAGTACGTGCGCACCACCGGTTTTTTCCGGAACAAGGCTGCGTCCTTGAAAGGTTTGGGCCGGGCGCTCGTTGAAGAGTTTGACGGCGAGGTGCCTCGCACCCTCGCGGAGTTGGTGACGCTCCCCGGCTTCGGCCGCAAGACCGCAAATGTCGTGCTCGGCAATGCGTTTGGCATTCCAGGAATCACAGTAGATACGCACCTGGGTCGTCTCGTTCGGCGCTGGGGGCTCACAGATGAGGAAGATCCGGTCAAGGTGGAACGCGACCTCAACGCGATGCTGCCGCCCGCGGTGTGGACTGACTTTTCGACCCGGGTGATCTACCACGGCCGACGAGTGTGTGATGCCCGCAAACCCGCCTGCGGGGCGTGCTATTTGGCGCCGCTATGCCCGTCATATGGGTTGGGACCCACCGATCCGGTGGTGGCCGCGGAACTGGTCAAAGGGTCCGAACGTGATCACCTGCTCGCCTTGGCTGGAATAGCGTGA
- a CDS encoding MBL fold metallo-hydrolase — MVPVRPAATVVLLRDSSGGPEVFLLQRVAEMEFAGGMAVFPGGAVDPSDRDATLPWAGPSAAWWARAMNVDAEQARAILAAGVRELFEEAGVALASKPGEQLPTFEKPMAAGLLAVRKDLAQHRTGLGVVLDAAGYQLRSDLMRPWGRWVTPAYFPKRYDTMFFIARMPAGQDADGLTSEALEGFWRTPGRALAAAEAGDLALMRPTETVLRELSAFACVDDIFADTVGWCHEGAAPSNESVLYGSPNSVGEDDPDVGGRGLRLRAPVWIAIGDCHTPPSAIFRTSEFTECRLAPNPGPMTLDGTNTYVIRHPGARSVVVVDPGPLDADHLAELAGGYPVELVLITHHHLDHTEAAPVFHAMTGAPVRALDPEQCHVGEALVDGEMITAAGVTISVLATPGHTGDSVCFVLPDDGPTGAVVTGDTILGRGTSVIDYPHGRLGWYLESLARLAALGPALVLPAHGPTLPDLAQVAQQYGQHRAQRLDQVRAAVARLQGQGQSVTSSAVTDLVYTDINEAVRGAATLSVMAQLEYLLGSDFAAGKL; from the coding sequence GTGGTTCCGGTCCGACCCGCAGCGACCGTCGTCCTACTGCGCGATTCATCAGGTGGCCCAGAGGTTTTCCTCCTGCAGCGAGTGGCGGAGATGGAGTTCGCTGGTGGAATGGCGGTGTTCCCCGGGGGCGCTGTTGACCCCAGTGATCGTGATGCGACGTTGCCCTGGGCGGGTCCGTCCGCCGCGTGGTGGGCGCGCGCGATGAATGTCGATGCTGAGCAGGCGCGCGCTATCCTCGCCGCTGGCGTGCGGGAACTGTTCGAAGAAGCGGGAGTCGCGCTTGCCAGCAAGCCCGGCGAGCAGCTGCCAACTTTTGAGAAGCCCATGGCAGCAGGGCTTCTCGCGGTGCGGAAGGATCTAGCGCAGCACCGGACGGGGCTGGGCGTCGTGCTGGACGCTGCGGGCTATCAGCTACGGTCCGACCTGATGCGCCCCTGGGGACGCTGGGTCACGCCTGCGTACTTTCCCAAACGATACGACACCATGTTTTTTATCGCCAGAATGCCAGCTGGACAGGACGCGGACGGGTTGACATCTGAAGCGCTGGAGGGCTTTTGGCGAACGCCAGGGCGGGCGTTGGCGGCAGCCGAGGCCGGGGACCTGGCTTTGATGCGCCCTACTGAAACGGTGCTGCGCGAACTCTCTGCCTTTGCCTGTGTCGACGACATCTTCGCGGACACCGTTGGTTGGTGTCATGAGGGTGCGGCGCCCTCGAACGAGAGTGTTTTGTACGGCAGCCCCAACAGCGTGGGTGAGGATGACCCTGATGTAGGCGGACGCGGTCTTCGGTTGCGCGCCCCCGTCTGGATCGCCATCGGCGACTGCCACACACCGCCGTCAGCAATTTTTCGCACCAGCGAATTCACCGAGTGCCGGTTGGCTCCCAACCCAGGGCCTATGACGCTGGATGGCACAAACACCTACGTGATTCGGCACCCCGGCGCGCGCAGCGTGGTGGTGGTGGACCCGGGTCCGCTCGACGCGGACCACCTTGCCGAACTGGCTGGCGGATACCCGGTGGAACTGGTGCTCATCACGCATCACCACCTCGACCACACGGAGGCGGCACCAGTGTTTCACGCGATGACGGGCGCGCCCGTTCGCGCACTCGATCCGGAGCAGTGTCACGTCGGTGAAGCACTTGTCGACGGCGAAATGATCACTGCAGCCGGTGTCACCATCTCGGTACTCGCTACCCCGGGACACACGGGTGACTCGGTGTGTTTTGTACTGCCCGATGACGGGCCGACGGGCGCGGTCGTGACCGGGGACACAATTCTCGGGCGCGGAACCAGCGTTATCGACTACCCGCACGGCCGGTTGGGTTGGTACTTGGAATCGTTGGCCCGTCTCGCAGCACTGGGCCCAGCACTAGTGCTGCCTGCCCATGGCCCGACCCTGCCGGACCTTGCACAGGTGGCGCAGCAGTACGGCCAGCACAGAGCGCAGCGGCTTGATCAAGTGCGCGCTGCTGTCGCGCGATTGCAGGGGCAGGGGCAGAGCGTGACGTCATCGGCGGTGACGGATCTCGTTTACACCGACATCAACGAAGCGGTGCGAGGGGCAGCCACCTTGTCCGTCATGGCGCAGTTGGAATACCTGCTCGGCTCTGATTTTGCTGCAGGGAAGCTCTGA
- a CDS encoding NUDIX hydrolase, giving the protein MSDPAVATLLADPATVPAWMQPLIHRYRSGPVPLLADRGFRPGTQTQRRSAVLMLLGEGPSGPDLLLTQRAAGMRTHSGQPAFPGGAVDVGEDAVMAALREGQEETGLDPAGVTPAMVLPELFLAASGFVVEPVLAYWHRPGPIRSVNAAETVSVARVPIAELADPANRVQVRIRHYTGPGFVVAGMTVWGFTGALVDSVLDMGGWAVPWSTDRVIDIEQNPALGITRSTR; this is encoded by the coding sequence GTGAGCGATCCGGCAGTGGCCACGCTTCTCGCCGACCCTGCGACGGTGCCGGCGTGGATGCAGCCGTTAATTCACCGCTACCGGTCGGGACCGGTGCCATTGTTGGCCGACCGCGGATTCCGGCCGGGCACGCAAACGCAGCGACGATCCGCGGTGCTGATGTTGTTGGGGGAGGGGCCAAGCGGGCCGGATCTGCTGTTGACCCAGCGTGCGGCAGGCATGCGAACACACTCCGGCCAACCGGCCTTCCCGGGCGGCGCGGTTGACGTGGGCGAAGACGCGGTCATGGCGGCGCTGCGGGAAGGGCAGGAAGAGACCGGCCTCGACCCCGCCGGAGTGACTCCAGCCATGGTGTTGCCCGAACTTTTTCTTGCCGCATCAGGTTTTGTTGTCGAACCGGTGTTGGCGTATTGGCATCGCCCCGGCCCTATTCGTTCGGTCAACGCCGCTGAGACGGTTTCGGTGGCGCGGGTGCCGATCGCCGAATTGGCAGACCCGGCCAACCGGGTACAAGTCCGGATCCGTCACTACACGGGTCCGGGGTTTGTAGTCGCGGGTATGACGGTATGGGGGTTTACTGGCGCCCTCGTCGACTCGGTACTCGATATGGGTGGTTGGGCTGTGCCGTGGTCCACTGACCGCGTGATAGATATTGAGCAGAACCCCGCGCTAGGCATTACTAGGTCCACCCGATGA